The nucleotide window CTGTGCTGCCTACCGGGTGTTCGATGCCGAACCGAGTGTGACGCTCACGGTCCACTCCGGGCCGCACGTTTTCAACGGCCGGGACTTCTTTCCCAAGCTTCGGGCCGCGTTGGGAGTTGTTCGCGAGATCCCGCCGGTGGAGAAGGCGGCCGTGGCCTGGTCGCGGTTCCTGGATGCCCCGGAGCGGCTTGATGACAAGCCGTACTACTGGCTTGGCACGACCGGGTTGCGGTTGGTTTTGGATGTCAAGCCGCGGTCGGGTGATGCCCTGGAACTGAGCTGGGGCGGGAAGGGCGATTGGCGTGAAGCGGTGATTCTGGTCAATGGCAAGCGTGTTCAGGTTCAGGACGGCGGCCACTGGGGATTCCGGTGGATTCGGGTGCCCGTGCCGGTCGGGGTTCAGGGCGAGCGATACGAGATCGAGTTTGCCCGTGGGCAGCAGCGGCCGGCCTTCCTGAGTGAAGTGCGGCTCACCGCGGCCGAGGCGGACTCGAGCCGGCCGGACCTCAGGCAAACGAAACACAAGGCCAAGTTGTCGCTGACGCCTCCGAGCCCCGCGGAGCAAGCCACGGAGGCGTTTCCGGAGATGCGCCAAGTGTGGGATCGAGAACTGCCGGCGACAGCCGCCCTATCCGGCGACGAACGGCGCCGGCGGCTTGTCCGACAGGCGGACAAGAACGGCCGGCTGGCCAATGAGGCGCTCTACCGCTCCCGGCGGTATATCGACGGCTGGCTCGCCCATGCCGATCCCGCCACCGGACTCATTCCGAGGAACCTGACCCAGAGCAGATTCTGGAACGGCCGCGACTGCGGGGCGGACAACTACCCGTTCATGGTGTTGACCGCATCGATCACTGACCGACCGTTGATGGAGGGCCGGTTGCTGGACATGCTCCACAGCGAGACGCGGCTGACCTGCCGGGTGGATCGGCTGCCGGACGACTATGACTTTGCGAAGAAGGGATGGCGGCGTGAGAAACTCGATCTTGATGCTCTTGTCTTCGACGGGGCGGAGTATGTGAAGGACGGCCTGCTCTTCACCGCAGAATGGCTGGGGCCGAGCCCGTGGTCGGAACGGATGATCGGGATCATTGATGACATCTGGAAGAACGCCTTAATCGATACGCCGTTCGGCAAGATACCGACGCTCAACCTGGAAGTGTGCGGTGATCTGTTGCAGGCCAACTCGCGGTTGTACTGGTTCACCGGCGATCGCAAGTATCTCGACTGGGCCGTCCGGCTCGGCGACTACTTCCTGCTGGGCACGAATCACCCCACGCGCGATTTCAAGCAGCTTCGCCTGTTCGACCATGGCTGCGAGATCGTCAATGGCCTGACCGAGCTATACGTCGCGGTCGCTCATGCCCTTCCCGAGAAGAAGGCTGCTTACGAGAAGTCCTTGCACGAGATGTTCGACTGCATTCTCGAGAAGGGTCGCAATGACGATGGACTGCTCTACATCTGGTTCAATCCCAAGACGGGTGAGCACGGCAAGGAGCTGTGCGATACCTGGGGCTACAATTACGACGGTTTCTACA belongs to Phycisphaerae bacterium and includes:
- a CDS encoding acetylxylan esterase, whose amino-acid sequence is MICNGIVLLPGARGEAPATVRVMRFSAKSPAEAKTWQQAARQKLFALMMGGGKPPAVPLDAKVVRRIEKLEGGYVLEEMTLQSLPDRRAHVWLARPLQPKGKVGAVVAINGHGGSGAQVVQGSGPYWYGRALIEMGYVVIAPDVGQHELQHDNWALMGERTWDALRCIDYLVTMPEVDAERIAVAGLSLGGETTMYVAALDERVKIACCSGWLTTVANMKNGHCPCYNFPGLEENFDFSDIYACVAPRVLVCELGEQERAPGGFPVAIGRQAWEAVCAAYRVFDAEPSVTLTVHSGPHVFNGRDFFPKLRAALGVVREIPPVEKAAVAWSRFLDAPERLDDKPYYWLGTTGLRLVLDVKPRSGDALELSWGGKGDWREAVILVNGKRVQVQDGGHWGFRWIRVPVPVGVQGERYEIEFARGQQRPAFLSEVRLTAAEADSSRPDLRQTKHKAKLSLTPPSPAEQATEAFPEMRQVWDRELPATAALSGDERRRRLVRQADKNGRLANEALYRSRRYIDGWLAHADPATGLIPRNLTQSRFWNGRDCGADNYPFMVLTASITDRPLMEGRLLDMLHSETRLTCRVDRLPDDYDFAKKGWRREKLDLDALVFDGAEYVKDGLLFTAEWLGPSPWSERMIGIIDDIWKNALIDTPFGKIPTLNLEVCGDLLQANSRLYWFTGDRKYLDWAVRLGDYFLLGTNHPTRDFKQLRLFDHGCEIVNGLTELYVAVAHALPEKKAAYEKSLHEMFDCILEKGRNDDGLLYIWFNPKTGEHGKELCDTWGYNYDGFYTVYLIDKTEAYREAVRKVLVNLKGKYVGACWGDTSADGFADSIEGAISLLNREPVDSAADWADSQTRMMWTFQKPDGVIEGWHGDGNSARTSLMYALWKTQGVTVQPWRADVRFGAVRDGETLLVSLAADKGWEGRVVFDRPRHKLNMHLPLDYPRINQFPEWFTVHTEASYQVSLEEGKSQAAKGAELAAGIPMALKPGEMRFIEVRAAP